The Streptomyces sp. HUAS MG91 sequence CGAGGCCGCACGCCTCCTCGCTCTCGCCGACGACGCGGAGGGGCGCGACCTGGACGATGTCCTTCCGCCGGGGCGCTCCCGCGACGTGATCGCCGGCCAGGTGACCGGTCGTGACCTGCTGACCGTCCGCGAGAACCGGGTTCTGATCGCCAACCGCATGCCCATGCAGGACGGAGGCTCCGTCGTCACGCTGCGGGACCGGACCGAGGTCGAACTGCTCGGCCGGGAACTCGACTCCATCAAGGGCCTCCTGGACGCGCTGCGCGCCCAGGACCACGAGCACGCGAACCGGTTGCACACCGTCCTCGGATACCTGGAACTCGACATGACGGGACGGGCACGCGACTACGTCGCCGAACTCACGCGCGCGCGACGGGCGTCCGCCGCGGCCGTCACGGAGCGGATACGCATCCCCATGGTGTCGGCGTTGCTGGTGGGCAAGTCGGCGATCGCGTCGGAGCGCGGCGTGGCGCTGCGGCTCTCCGACCGGACGCACCTTCCGGTCGGGCTGATCGACGGCCGCGATGTCGTCACGGTGCTGGGCAATCTGATCGACAACGCCCTGGACGCGGTGGGCGGCGACCGCGCCGACCGTCCCGTCGTGGAGGTCGAGGTGTTCGTCGAGAACGCCACGGTCGTGATCCGCGTCAGCGACAACGGGCCGGGCGTGCCGGTGGACCTGCGCGACTCCATCTTCGACGAAGGGTGGACGACCAAGCAGTCCCCGGCGCATCGCGGCCGCGGCCTGGGCCTTCCCATGGTCCGCAGCCTGGCGGAACGCTACGGCGGCGCCGCCCGCATCGCCGCCCGCGCCGGTGGCGGCGCCGTCTTCACCGTCACGTTTCCCGACATCGTCTCGAAACCGCCGGCCACCGCCTCGCGGAGCGTCCTGGCAGGAGATCCCTCATGATCGAAGTCCTGGTCGTCGACGACGACTTCCACGTCGCCGAGATCAACGCCGCCTATGTGGACAAGGTGGCCGACTTCCGTGTACTGGGCACGGCTCACACAGCGCTCCAGGCCCTACAGGTACTGGAGAGACAGCGGGTGGACCTCCTGCTCCTGGACCACTACCTGCCCGACCGGACCGGACTCGACCTCGTGCGCGCGATGCGGCAGCGTGGCCTGCGCAGCGACGTCATCATGGTCACGGCCGCCCAGGATGTCGAGGTCGTCGAGGCGGCTCTCCGGTACGGCGTGCTGCACTACCTGGTCAAGCCCTTCACGTTCGAAGGGCTTCGTTCCCGTCTGGAGAGCTACGCGGAACTGCGGCGGACCCTCCGTGCCGCGAGCGAACGGACCGGCACGGGGCAGCAGCGGATCGACCGTATCTTCGGGGCTGTCCGCACTCCGGCGAGCGCGCCCCAGGCGCAGGCCAAGGGCTGGTCCGCCCCGACCATGGATCTGGTCCGTCACGTGGTGGCCGAGGCGGACGGCCCGCTGTCGGCGCAGGAGGTCGCGTCGCGGGCGGGGATCAGCCGTTCGACCGCGCAGCGCTATCTGCGCCACCTCCAGGACAACGGAACGCTTCACCTGTCTCTGCGCTACGGCGACGCGGGTCGTCCCGAGCACCGGTACACAGCCGCACGGGCGGACCGGTCGCCGCGGCCCTGACCCGTGTCACCGCCGGCTTCCCGGTCGTCCTGCTTCTGTTCCTTGGGCAACCCGATCCGATGCCGCCGCGCGATCCGTCACCGACGGCTCCGCTGCGGTGCGGCGGCATTGAGGAGTGATTTGAGGCGGCGCAGGGCACCGCGAGCCGTCCGGCGTCGGCGGTCCCGCCTCCGCGTCCGGTGGCGCAGCACCGCGGTCTCCTTCAGTCCGCGGAACAGCGTTTCGTACGCGACGGCGATCTCACCCGGGTCGTAGGCCGTGGCGGTGGCGCGGGCCGCGGCGCTGATGCGGCGCCGCCTTCCCGGGTCCTCGATGAGCTCCATGAGGGCGCGTGCCAGCGCCTCGCGGTCGCCGACGGGCACCAGTCGACCGTCGATCCCGTCTGTGATGATCTCGCCGGGCCCCAGCGGGCAGTCGGTGCTCACCACGGGTACACCGCAGCGCATCGCCTCGATGATCGTCATGCCGAACGACTCGGCCTCGGAGGCGACGGCGACGAGGGACGCGGCGGCGAACTCGGTCTCGATCGGTGTGCGGATTCCCATCAGATGGGCTCGGCCGGTCAGTCCCAGATCGTCGATCTGCTGCTTCAGGCGTGCCTTTTCCGCACCGTCGCCGTACAGCTTGAGCTGCCAGTCCGGGTGGCGGGCCGCGATGTCGGAGAAGGCGTCGATGAGCAGGTCGAAGCGCTTGGGCCGGGTCAACCGGCCGGCCGCGGCGATGACGGGTGCGGTGCCGTCGGCCTGCGGGACATCCACTGCGGGGACGCCGTTCGGGATCGCGGTGACGTGGACTCCCGGCAGCGGCATCCGGGCTCGGTACACGTCCGCGTCGGCGCGGGTGGTGGTGACGACGGCGTCCAGTTGACGGTAGTGGCGGGCGAGGACGGCACGGAGCTTCTTGTCGTGGGCGTCGTGCGTGAGGTGTTCCTGCACGATGCGCAGGGCCATCGCGGGTCCGTACCGGGCGAGATAGACGTTGAGGCCGGGCCGGGTGCCGATGACGACGTCCGCGTCCGTCTGCTCGAGATGTGCCGCCGTGCGGGTGTCGTGCAGCCGGCTGTACTGGCGGTGGCGCCGGTCCTGCACGGGGAAAGCGGCTGCGGGCTGGGCGAGTTGGGGATGGTTCGCGTCGGGCGAGGCCGGGCGCAGGTCGACCAGGGGCGTGAGGGTGACGCGCGGGTCGACGGCGAAGCGCGGGGTCTCGCGGTGGCGGTGCATCGAGACGATCTCCACGCTGTGGCGATCGGCCAGCGCGGCGGCGAGATTGAGGGTGGTGCGCACCGTTCCGCCTATCGCGTAGACGTTGTGCACCAGGAAAGTGATCTTCACGGTCTTCCTGTTCTCGTGGCCACTGCCCCGTGTCGGGGCAGGCGGAATCGCCGCCGCGCGGATCGCGGCGTGCTGTGGGGCGGAGGTGGGAGTCGTGTCGGGCGGGCGTCAGTTTTGCGCGGGCGGGACGGTTCTCCGCTCGAGCGGGGCGAGGAGCGCGCCCAGGAAGGCCAGCCAGGCGACGGCGAGGAGCCAGCCGGCG is a genomic window containing:
- a CDS encoding sensor histidine kinase codes for the protein MARLRIGWPRQVFAQVLIAQLLITMGVLLLLTGLFLQPLRTQLDDQAEHQALAIAQTTAADPDIVRGLLSSEPDPRGPVQRQAERTRTATGALYVVVMDLRGIRWSHTDEREVGRRVSTDPSVPLHGHVILQIDRGTLGTSARAKVPLRDHANDVIGAVSVGIAYSGVQERLFGALPGLLRYAGTALAVGACAALLVARTLRKRTHGVSGRDISALLSEREAMLHAVREGVIALDEHEKVRLVNDEAARLLALADDAEGRDLDDVLPPGRSRDVIAGQVTGRDLLTVRENRVLIANRMPMQDGGSVVTLRDRTEVELLGRELDSIKGLLDALRAQDHEHANRLHTVLGYLELDMTGRARDYVAELTRARRASAAAVTERIRIPMVSALLVGKSAIASERGVALRLSDRTHLPVGLIDGRDVVTVLGNLIDNALDAVGGDRADRPVVEVEVFVENATVVIRVSDNGPGVPVDLRDSIFDEGWTTKQSPAHRGRGLGLPMVRSLAERYGGAARIAARAGGGAVFTVTFPDIVSKPPATASRSVLAGDPS
- a CDS encoding response regulator, which produces MIEVLVVDDDFHVAEINAAYVDKVADFRVLGTAHTALQALQVLERQRVDLLLLDHYLPDRTGLDLVRAMRQRGLRSDVIMVTAAQDVEVVEAALRYGVLHYLVKPFTFEGLRSRLESYAELRRTLRAASERTGTGQQRIDRIFGAVRTPASAPQAQAKGWSAPTMDLVRHVVAEADGPLSAQEVASRAGISRSTAQRYLRHLQDNGTLHLSLRYGDAGRPEHRYTAARADRSPRP
- a CDS encoding glycosyltransferase family 4 protein; translation: MKITFLVHNVYAIGGTVRTTLNLAAALADRHSVEIVSMHRHRETPRFAVDPRVTLTPLVDLRPASPDANHPQLAQPAAAFPVQDRRHRQYSRLHDTRTAAHLEQTDADVVIGTRPGLNVYLARYGPAMALRIVQEHLTHDAHDKKLRAVLARHYRQLDAVVTTTRADADVYRARMPLPGVHVTAIPNGVPAVDVPQADGTAPVIAAAGRLTRPKRFDLLIDAFSDIAARHPDWQLKLYGDGAEKARLKQQIDDLGLTGRAHLMGIRTPIETEFAAASLVAVASEAESFGMTIIEAMRCGVPVVSTDCPLGPGEIITDGIDGRLVPVGDREALARALMELIEDPGRRRRISAAARATATAYDPGEIAVAYETLFRGLKETAVLRHRTRRRDRRRRTARGALRRLKSLLNAAAPQRSRR